The Acidobacteriota bacterium DNA window TTCGGCAGCCCCATGTCCATCAGCACCACGTCCGGGTGCACCCTCGAGGCGAGGCGCACCGCCATTTCCCCGTCGTCGGCCTCCCCGACCACCTCCATGTCGGGCTCCTGCCCCAGCAGCCCGGCCAGCCCCTGGCGCAGGACGGTGTGGTCCTCGGCCAGGAGCAGACGTATCCTTTTCGCGTTCTGCGGCTTGGAAAAATTCATGATGCCCCCCGGCGGCCTGTTCCTTACTCCATTATCCCCCGCCGCGGCGAGGGTGTCACGGCCAAAAAGACCGGCCCGCGAGGCCGGAAAAACACCCCTTCCCGCCCCGGCGCAAATTATGGATTGGATTTTCCCGCCGGATCGCTTACTATTGCGGCGTATGCGCCTGTAGCTCAGCTGGATAGAGCGTCGGCCTCCGGAGCCGAAGGTCACAGGTTCGAACCCTGTCAGGCGTACCACTTCCTAACGCCTTGCCGCTGCAACAACATACCCCAATCAATCAAGGCCATGGGGCATAATGGCGCCGTATACCTCATCCTGCGACGTCATCGGGGACTGAACTCCAGCAGGGATCTGGTAGTCGGCAAGGCGCGGGGGTCCCTCGCGATCCCCGATGGATTGCAGAAGCGAAGAGTGTTCACAATCCGACGGCCGGGTTTCTGCGTACCCGGCAGGATCGCCGACATCGGCGCTGTCCGGACAGTCATGGGCTGGCGAGGAAATTGGGACGACTGAACCTCGGAAGACCCGCCTCCCCTTTTCCGAAATCCTCCTCCGGCCCACCCCCTGCTGCCACAGGCAAGAAAAAGAAATTTGAACCGGACAGCCGGGCTTCATTGGCAGAAATCCCGACAACCGTACTCATCAAGCTAAGAGATTTTTAAATATCAAGCGAAAAGTAACTCTTTTTATTGACACGACCAAAATGTTTTCATACCATAAGCAGTAACTAGCGCCCCGAAACCATAGCAGAGCGTGTGATAGATTCCACAACGTTCTTCCTCATGTAGAAGCCCAATAGCAAGGTAAGCAGCGAGAAGCATGCGCTTGACAGGACATGGGGCCGAAGTTCAGGCGCATCAATTCTGCCGTGACGGATTGAGGCGGACCATAGCGCCGAAAGCTTCGATGTCTCGTATAGGAACAATGAAGGCGCGGCAGCTGCGCTACCAGGAGCGGCATAAACACGGCGTGAACGCGGCACGCGCAACTACCGCCGCCGGGAGTTCTACTCCCGTGGAGACTCAGTCGTTGAAAAGCCATATGCAGTCCGTTTCACAACGGTTGCCTGGACAGGATGGGGTTATTCCGGGTATCCTTGGCCAGCGGCGACCCGTCGAAACCCCATGCGAGGACTCTTACGCACTGTGGTGTGAGAGGGATAGACGGCGTACCGGCTACCTGTGTCCATTGCTGCACGTTTCCGAGAGGGGAGGTAGGAATGATGCGTAAAAATAAGCTTTTTCCGGTTGCCCCATTGATTCTTGCGATATTCCTGATTTTCCCGGAAA harbors:
- a CDS encoding response regulator transcription factor — translated: MNFSKPQNAKRIRLLLAEDHTVLRQGLAGLLGQEPDMEVVGEADDGEMAVRLASRVHPDVVLMDMGLP